One genomic segment of Brassica napus cultivar Da-Ae chromosome A3, Da-Ae, whole genome shotgun sequence includes these proteins:
- the LOC106432672 gene encoding LOB domain-containing protein 39-like: MSCNGCRVLRKGCSETCILRPCFQWIESAESQGHATLFVAKFFGRAGLMTFISAVPELNRPALFQSLLFEACGRTVNPVNGAAGLLGSGNWHVCQAAVETVLRGGTLRPISDLLPSPSLISSNDSTVICTDIGRFSTSRTKLSTSDMKEPPVNRRRSKTERSESVIDVQLNHRLDLTIPVVPVPLLPPTPFRKVVNGERPGSPSEESVTTSCSENGIIGYNKRERKLLNLFV; this comes from the exons ATGAGTTGCAATGGATGTAGAGTTCTTCGAAAAGGTTGCAGCGAAACATGCATCCTTCGTCCTTGCTTCCAATGGATCGAATCCGCCGAGTCACAAGGCCACGCCACCTTGTTCGTCGCTAAATTCTTTGGCCGTGCCGGTCTCATGACTTTCATCTCCGCCGTACCTGAACTAAACCGCCCTG CTTTGTTTCAGTCCTTGTTGTTTGAAGCGTGTGGGAGGACGGTTAATCCGGTTAACGGAGCGGCTGGTCTGTTAGGGTCTGGAAACTGGCACGTGTGCCAAGCGGCGGTTGAAACTGTTCTTCGTGGTGGTACTTTAAGACCGATCTCAGATCTCCTCCCATCGCCCTCGTTGATCTCCTCCAATGACTCTACCGTGATCTGTACCGATATTGGCCGTTTCTCGACCTCAAGAACCAAGCTATCGACGTCGGATATGAAAGAACCTCCGGTTAACCGGAGACGGTCGAAGACCGAACGGTCTGAATCGGTTATAGATGTCCAGTTGAACCACAGGTTAGATCTAACCATTCCAGTTGTACCGGTTCCTTTACTTCCTCCAACGCCGTTTCGTAAGGTGGTCAACGGTGAACGTCCGGGAAGTCCATCGGAGGAGTCTGTAACGACGTCCTGCAGTGAAAATGGAATCATCGGCTataacaaaagagagagaaagttgttaaacctttttgtttaa